In a genomic window of Arthrobacter woluwensis:
- a CDS encoding regulatory protein RecX has translation MERDPEGGSEAAPVRRRKRSESAGAVPSEPELDREADPESVARAIVLRQLSAGPRTRHQLATKLKDREVPEAAARAVLDRFEELRLINDAEFAELWVRSRAEHRHLGSSTLRRELREKGVADALIEVALEQLSAADERESARYLVAKKLARVDRASLDRKEKDKHTRRLVAMLVRKGHSPGVAFGIVAEELNREDDSWE, from the coding sequence CCGAGGCCGCCCCTGTACGGAGGCGCAAGCGGTCCGAGTCCGCGGGCGCCGTTCCGTCGGAACCCGAACTGGATCGCGAGGCCGACCCGGAGTCCGTGGCTCGCGCCATCGTCCTGCGGCAGTTGAGCGCCGGACCGCGGACCCGTCACCAGCTCGCCACCAAGTTGAAGGACCGCGAGGTCCCCGAAGCGGCCGCACGGGCGGTGCTGGACCGATTCGAAGAACTCCGCCTCATCAACGACGCCGAGTTCGCCGAGCTCTGGGTCCGCAGCCGGGCTGAGCACCGGCACCTCGGTTCGTCCACTCTGCGACGCGAACTCCGCGAGAAGGGCGTGGCGGACGCTCTCATCGAGGTTGCCCTGGAGCAGCTCAGCGCCGCCGACGAGCGCGAATCGGCCCGCTACCTGGTGGCCAAGAAGCTGGCGCGCGTGGACCGGGCGTCGCTGGACCGCAAGGAGAAGGACAAACACACCCGCCGCCTCGTGGCCATGCTGGTGCGCAAGGGGCACTCACCGGGCGTGGCCTTCGGCATCGTCGCGGAGGAGCTGAACCGCGAGGACGACTCCTGGGAGTGA